A DNA window from Arachis hypogaea cultivar Tifrunner chromosome 18, arahy.Tifrunner.gnm2.J5K5, whole genome shotgun sequence contains the following coding sequences:
- the LOC112770267 gene encoding uncharacterized protein has translation MSPFRLVYEKACHLPVEVEHKAYWAVNGCNSGLENAKIERKLQLEELECIRLEAYENSRIYKENVKAVHDQNIKRREFRVGDQVLLYNSRLRLMPDKLRSRWDGPYVVEKVEPYGVIHLSHPSSPTFFKVNGHRLKLYHGVKDKNNKELEIFLLEDPPKEEN, from the coding sequence ATGAGTCCATTCCGGTTGGTCTACGAAAAGGCATGTCACCTTCCGGTGGAAGTTGAGCATAAGGCGTATTGGGCTGTTAACGGATGTAATTCGGGGTTGGAGAATgccaaaattgaaagaaaattgcAATTGGAGGAGTTAGAATGCATACGGTTGGAGGCATATGAGAATTCAAGAATCTACAAAGAAAATGTGAAGGCGGTACATGACCAAAATATCAAAAGAAGAGAATTTAGGGTTGGAGATCAAGTGCTTCTCTATAATTCAAGATTGAGGTTAATGCCGGATAAATTGAGGTCGAGATGGGATGGTCCCTATGTGGTAGAAAAGGTTGAACCATATGGCGTAATCCACTTGAGCCATCCCTCAAGCCCTACTTTCTTCAAGGTGAATGGCCACCGGCTCAAATTGTACCATGGTGTGAAGGACAAGAACAACAAAGAattggagatcttcctcttggaggatcctcCCAAGGAAGAGAATTGA